The Triticum aestivum cultivar Chinese Spring chromosome 5A, IWGSC CS RefSeq v2.1, whole genome shotgun sequence genomic sequence GTTTTGGGGTCAtcggaagggtttcggtgaatatcagATAATACTGGGTATTACCgattaattatatataggtggaaaaaaaTTTCggtgatgttaaattatatatataatggtctAGAAGTGTTTAGAACATTTTACAATTTAAATATCAACGGGAATTAAAAGCCAAGAGGAGGGCCCAAGAGAAGTTGGCGCCCCCATTTCCTTGTGGGAGGgggtgaattggactaggggagggagtAGGCCGGCGCACCAAGGGGGCACTTCCCCCCTTTCTGGCTGCCCTCTCCCttccctctaacctatatatactagaggatttccacctTATGTtaatacaagttttggagcctcctctagttgatctagctCTACTTcttgttggtcctagttgactaattagagctagccctgGCCACctataatcctcataattagaagcgtTGTGTGGTTCTAATcccctccctctaattctccgatgacgattagctctggacggcgaagcgctgccaATTAGAGAGGCTGTGCTTTCGGTCTTAAGTTCGAGGGTGGTTCGCGGGATCTTCATCGACGttcaagggactccaagtacgatctacaccgactcgtctacttctGCTACACTCACGACGttcaagggactccaagtacgatctacaccgactcgtctacttctgctacacccattatgcatcttcatattgttcctgggtgatcgtaaggcgatttttttgttttctactatgtttcccaacacaacGGGGGGTGGTGTCTCCGGTGAGGTGGAGCTGCTCGGGTCTCTGCTTGGCGGCCTGGCATGGACGTCATTCTGGGAGGCCGGCCTGATGGGGGTGCCAGGGCCTCGATGGAGTGCGCCAGTTCGGGCGGCGCCATGTGGGGGTGATCACGGTGGTTGGGCTCATGCCGGCAGCGTGGCCTGGCGTGGGGGTGCTGCTAAGGATCCTCTGGATCGTTGTGGGGCAGCCCATTGCTCTCTTACGATGGTGGTCCGTGTCATCGGCGGGGAGCGCGCGGTTCTGTTTCGCGATGGTGGATGGCATCCGGCGGAGTGTAGGTGCAGCGGGCGACCTAGCCTGCGCTAGTTGCCTTCCCATTAGTGATCTCCTGCCTTTTTTATCCATTGCGGCGGCGGTCCGAGCAGGTGCCCATGGTGCTGCTATCCTGGAGGTCAGGTCGACGCTGATGGCCGCGGGTGTGGCAGCGTGTGAGTTTGGCTCGACCAAGGTCAAGGATCAGTGTCGGTCCATGCTCAGCGGTGGCCGTCGGCAACTACTAGGCCATGTCTCCCTCGGTCCATCGGGATTGACTGGGAACGCAGAGGTGGACGCTTCCTACCGTGAAGGCGCTCACCCAGGCTAGGTGGTTGATTTCGGGTTAGGAGTGGAAGGAGGTGCCTTTCGTTTCTCCCACCGTGGTTGTGTGTTGTGATTTCGATGGTTGGCGGTAatacctggccaaacctcgggccgggtcgggcttcgggccgggcctagccaagcccgagccAAAAAacctgggcccgagcccggcccggcccggccatcgggcctagtttttgggcccaagcccggcccgaacaTGCAAAAGCCCGCCGGGCCTCGGGCCTCGGGCCGGGCCCCTTCAGAAAACTGCAAAAATgacgggcccgggcccggcccgacCAGGCCACCGGGCTCAAAATCTGGGCCCGAGCTCGGCCCGggagcagcgtcgggccgggccgggtcgggctttttcgggccgaGTCGGGCCGGGCAGCCCATGGCCAGGTCTAGTTGGCGGTGACTCGGGACATagatgctggggcggcggccccagaCGGCGGTCTGTATGATGGCTTTCCGGCAGGTTCCATGACGGCAACAGTGGCTATGCTTCTTGGTCGTCTGGACGACAAGGAGTGTAGCAGTGGGTGATTCGGGCACACTTTCTGTCCTCGGTAGTGGCATTTCCTGGATCCGGATCAGGAGGCCGGTTTCTCGCCATGGCTGGTTTGGGTGCCTCATGGTGGCACAGGTGAGGTGCCGAGCAAAAGCTCCACACTTTGGCGCTGACGGCGACGATATCTGCGGGTGTCGTTATCTTCTTGAAGACGTCGTCATGGTTCTCCTCTCCGTGGCGAGTCTCTGGGTGAAAACCTATGTCCTTTTGGGCTTGACAACGGCGGTGCTTTTGCGTTCCCCTCATGAGGGAGTTGTCATGGAAGCTAGGTGTCCTAGGTCGTGTCGTGGTGTTGTATTCTGGTCGTCATGTGATTAATTGTTCAGCAACGCAATCGTGTGTGGTTATGTTGACCAGTTATTTAGGGAGTTGCTGTATTAGAGGGCTACCTCACTATATTGTATCATTTCGCCGTGTAACTTGGtgatgttgctttatatataaagcgaggTGAGAACCTGTTTTGAGCTACTATGCCCGTCATTTGGGGTAATTTAGAATGAGAGGAATGCAAGGGTCTTGAGAAAGAAATAAACACATTCGTTCTACATTCTTCGGCATATCAAAGACGACGCGAAACTCTGGATCACTGCGGGACATGCATTTGAGTACTATCATGTCGTGAGATTAATCATGTAATCATAATATTTTTGTTATGATGTGCTCCCGTGTCGAGCTTGCTGTTCTGGACTCTAAAATCCTTAATTAATGAATGAGTCAAGCCTTTTACCTCGGGTTTTTTGATCGATGAAAGCCTCTGCCTGAGCTCTAATACGTAAACCAGAAACCCGTTTTGTGGACAGAGTAGACGCACACCAGCCCGACCCAGCCGCCTGCTTCGACTTGGAGTTCGACCCGCTCTGCAAGAAAGAAAACGGAACACGCacagaaggggaaggggaagagagGGGCAGGGCacaccaccaccaaagccagacCGCCAGACCGAGCGCGCGCCTTCCTCCGACGAGGCGAGCCAAGCCCAGATCGAATCCCCCCTCCCGAGTCCATGGACGGATCCCACTCCCACGCGGCCGGAGGCGGCGAGGGGACGCAGAGGACGCTGTAAGCAACCCCCCTATTTCTCCGATCTGGAATGCCATGCGCTCCGCGAAATTTCTTATGCAATTGATAGTAGCATGGATGGAATTTTTTGTTGTCGATCTACAAGCCTCTAGGCTTTAGTTAGTCTCTCTCGGCTCATAGCTAACCAACCCAGCAGTTATAGCGCCTTCTGCATATGTTTATTCGTGGACTGTTGTGTTACCTATCTGAATTTTTTGACCTCCATGGCAGAATGAATGATTTTATGGTGTTAATATAGAAGCCTCTCCTTTGTCTTAGCTTATAATTAGCCAGCCCAATAGATATACATATAACGCCCTTTGTAATTTGCCCAAGAATTGGTTCTACCAATCCTGTGCATGCTAttgttttttcaaaaatactaCTACCTTCAGTGTCCAGGCTTTTCCTGTAGTGTGCAACTGCAACTTTATCCTGGTGCTATTGTGTCTTTCAGTAAATTTGATGCCTTTTGTAATTTGTCCAAGAAGGTGCTTATAGCAATCTTGTGTGTGTTATTTTTTCTTTCCAAAATACGTTCATTGCCCAGGCTTTCCTCTAATGTCCAACTGCAACTTCTTTCATGGTGCTATTGTTTTCAATAAATTTATTTGTATACGCACATGGTTAACTCTCGACGCTGTATTGCATCAACAGGAACCCCTATGTGACTGGTAACTCTGTGATTGCAATGAAATACAAGGATGGTGTGATCATGGCATGTGACACTGGAGGTTAGTTAGCTGTCACTTCTTCCGCACAGGCAAATGTAGTTGTTCCTGTGATATGCGACCCTTTATCTGATTTCTTGTGCAGCCTCCTATGGGTCAACTCTGCGATACAAGAGCGTGGAGCGTATCAAGGAGGTTGGTAAGCATAGTCTTATTGGAGGGAGTGGGGAGTTTAGTGATTTCCAGGAGATTCTGCGCTATCTGGATGAACTGACGTAGGTTACCTTGTCGAATGGCTTTGCTCATGTGTGTTCTTTCTCTCTGCTGTGTGAAATTGATGTGACATCCTCATCTCTGCTCCTTTTCAGTCTGAATGATCATATGTGGGATGATGGCAACTCATTGGGCCCCAAGGAAATCCATGCATACCTGACAAGGGTGATGTACAACCGGCGCAATAAGTTTGACCCCCTGTGGAACTCCCTGGTGCTTGGTGGAGTGAAGAAGGGCCCAAAGGGTGATGAGAAGTATCTTGGCATGGTATGTTATTATATTGGTTTGAAAGAAGATTGCTGTTCTTTCTACTGCTACTGGTTTGTCATGACCTTATGTTGTGCCTAATTTTGGTGTTCAGGTTAACATGATTGGTACACACTTTGAGGAGAACCACATTGCCACTGGATTTGGGAACCACATGGCAATCCCAATACTTCGTGGTGAATGGCGTGAGGACATGACCTTTGAAGAAGCTGTTAAGCTGATTGAGAAGTGCCTGCTGGTCTTGTTGTACCGTGACCGGTCATCCATCAACAAATTCCAGGTTACAACTTGTCGTCTTAGTGAAGTCACTTCTAATGCCTAGAAGAAATTTAGCCAAATTCCTTCAGTATGTAGCTGCTGAACTGTTATAACATGGATGGTTTGTCTGGTTTGGTTGACAGATTGCCAAGATCACGACCGAGGGATCGACCATCTACCCGCCGTATGCCCTGAAGACCAACTGGGGATTTGCCGCCTTTGAGAACCCGTCCAAGGGCGCTGTAGGAACATGGTAGACATATGCTGCTGCAGCCATGAGCTAGAAAACGTAGCATACTCTGCTGCTGAAGCAGTTTCGGCCCGTGTTAGTGTTTGATCCGAACATGACTGGAACTCGACATCTGCTTTGTGTGACATGCTATAATTTGATTTCAAGTTTTATGAACATTGAGTGTGGTCGTGTGGACCTCGTATGATTGTGGTGCCTACTGTTTGCGTCAGTTAGATGTGCAGGTATCCCATTCACATGCCATGCTCTAGCGCTGCCCTTCTCTTTCATTTGTTTTTGGCATCGCAGCTATTCTTTCTTAGTTGACCGCACCTTTTGCTGCAATGGCGGACCTAGGTTGTTCGATGGATGCTGTAGCTGAGATCAGGTGAAGTCCTGGAGGTAGTGGTGGACAAGAACACCTCCGTGCTCGGGGTTGTTTTTAAAGTCACAATCGCAAGCTGCCGACGTGACAACCTGAGCACGGCTGAGTCCTCCTATCTGCTGCTCTCTGCGGCAGATTAGTAGCGAAAGCTCTGGCGTTATAGGCCAGCCCAGTTACCGAGCGCAATTCTTACGGTTTTACAGcgatttttgttttttctttggtTGTTTTGGATTCCTtgttttttctctcgtttttttcatATACGACATGAAATGTTTCTTGAATAAAGGTTAACCATTTTTCTACCAcattaaaaaaatcgaaaaaagaTGTCAGCATTTTTTTAGTTACATAAACATTATTTATAAAAAGTGTGTGGACATTTTTCTAAATTACATGAACATTTTGGTGTATCCAGAAAATGTTCaccgtgtattaaaaaatgttaatcatgtatttaaaaatattccaccatatgttcaaaaaatgttctctTTTCTGCCAGATACTTGTTGTAGTTTCTTTTCCAATATCTCTCCTACTTACAGGAAAAAACACCTAACATCAAGAGTGATGCTAGCCTTTGACTTCCCACGCGTGTTAGTCTCACTAGCATCCTTGGACTTGCTCTAGAACTTCTGAGGCATGTGAGTCTCACTAGCACCCTTGGATTTCCCCTTTCTCTTAAAGTTTGGTCGCTTTATGCCTTTATTCACCATCATCACATGACCGGTGTTCTTTTAGATCCCACTCTCAGCAATCTTAAACGTTGTGAACACTTCACTCATACCCGTTTCAACTATCTTGCAATCAAACATTGGTTTGAATATCTTATATATTTCATCCTTTATTCCGAAACAACCTTTTAATCTCTATAGGGTTATTTCACGACCATCCCAATTTTCAAAACAATTTTGAAGTTCGGGTCCATGGAGGCAAGCATTGTGCACAAAATTGTGATGAAATTCCAGCTATTGGATAAAAGGACACGACTCACATCATTCTTGGCATCAGCGGGAGAGCACTAGAAGTTTGTTATAGGATAGTCTTTCTCGGCACTCTTGAGGTCAATCTTTACACTGTAGTACCAAACTGTAAAGTTTAACCAGATATGATCAACAGGGGGAGGTATAAATGCATGCCATTATTCTACAAGCACACAAAATATGCTTTTACTAATGAAAAAATGCAAATGCCAAGAGATAAAGGACAAAAAAAGGGAAATTGATGAAAATCACACTAAACCAAATAAAAACATGTAACAGGAAAAGCAACAAGAAAAATCAGgaacatgggccggcccaggtcgCTCACCTCCCTATGCGACAACCCGGTATTTTCACGAGTGAATCTCATATAGGATTTACCCTCCTCATAGCTTTTGGTTAGGGATCTCCAAGGGGCAGTCGCAAATCCCTCCGATCTGTCTGGTTTTATCCACTCGGGTATACTAGATGATTCCACGCGCGTTGCTTGAGAACCTTGCTAAAAGGAATGCATAAATAGTTGCTAAAATCATCTAAAACTAATGGAAAGCAAATGTGAGCTTAAAATTTATAAAAACTatgaaaagagaaagaaaattGAAGTGCGGTTAAAATAATGTCATTTCTAAAAACATCTGAAGGTGAACTATATAGGTACGCTGCAATTGTCCAGCACTTGTACTATCAATACAGAATCTAATGCAAAAATAAATTATGACTAGCCGCATGAATTGATGATGTGACAACGTTGCATGCATAGAGAAATGGAAAAAATATAATTTATGACTAACATGCATGCATTGATGATGTGATAGTGTTACATATATGGAGTAATACAAAAAATGTAATTTATGACATGCATGCATGACTTGCTTATGTGGTAGGGTTGCTTGGCTAGAAAAAATAGGCACTTTGTTGTAGCTACTCAGAAATTGAAGATTGGGAGGGGCTCTATCCAACATGCTCCCTTAGATCTCTACACACTGTCCGCAGATAGTCCACTCTCCAATTTCTCCCCCAACGCAGCACAAGCCCGCTTATCGGTCAGACCAGCCCACATCCTCCCTCTTTTTTCCCAACTCAGCTCTTTCTTCCCCCAACACCCTAGCCATTGTCGGAGCACCCGCCACTTCACTAGTCGTCCCACGTCCACCTAGTCATCGACTAGTGAAggtggcactactagggaaaaccttatacacagaggtatagcagtagcgccagTCAAAACTAAGCGCTATTGCTACTTAGTAATAGCGCTTGTCACAAAAGCACGCTACAACTATAGTTGTAGCAGTAGCACGCGTGCacaaaaaagcgctactactataattcccacaTTGTTGTCGGTAGGCTAGGAAGAGTAGTAGCGAGCCTGCtggaaacacgctactgctaagtgccTTGTAACAGCGCATTTCTGCTGTAGAGCGCTACTggtaagaaaaagaaaataagtagaaaagtaaatgaaaatgaaagtaatagaaaaaggagaaatggaaaaaaagaaaaataatggaGAAAGGCATAACAGTAGCACTTGTTCTCACAAGGCGCTATAGCTACATTAGCATTAGCGCGTTTCGTTATCCCGCACTATACCTAAGTTCCTtagataaaagaaaaaggaaaataaatagatacttcatgtagcagtagcgcgttttggatgaaatcgctatagctaacttagcagtagcgcttttttcaGACTAGCGCTACCGCTAGTTTGATAACGctcgcgggctcaaaattttgctaagtctttccccctctcccccctatTCCCCCAACTCCCCCAACTTCTTTGTCGCCGTCGATCGCgcacgccctcgacctcaccgccgccgcccgaggccgccctcaacctcaccccGTCGCCCGAGgctgccctcgacctcaccgccgccgcccgagcccgcgcaGGACCGCCGCCGCCAGAGCCCGCCCTCGCTGTCGACCGTAAGGCTCTCCCTTTCCTCTcacctgccctcctctctctctctctctctggtaggGCAATTCATATGTTGCTGCTTGATGATGTTCAtatatatgaaccctaggtgttcatatggaCCCTAGATTtatttagggcagtaggcatttttttagcatttaggaaagAAGGtgagcaatttttttaggaaattaacTAGGGCAAATTTtgatgaaaatgcctaaacagtaattccatttaggtttaaattaacagagggtatATAAATTATtgtagcatttagatttaaattaataGAGGCTATAAACATAAAACAGTAGCATTTAGCTataaaaaattatttggactatggatcTGAACCTGGTCCAAATTTcatttaaatgaaatttgaattatttggactatggacctgaatatttttgaagaaattgggtgtaggtactaaggccttgctgtggaaattttggtgagggTAGAGAAAATGGGGTTCCTTTGCAATTCTAATAAGGTCAATTTCTAATGAGGAATAGCTAGAACaaaatttgggttctgtcctagatAGAGAAGTGTTTAGTGACATCAATTTGCAAAGTTTTTTGATTtctgaaaagaccactatttttcaaggaaaataaattaggcaagttttattttaaagatgatcccttcctagacttttattgttgattacatattttcattgaagtggtcatgttatatcttttcattgaagtggttcaatTGTTCACAAGttgccttttgttgtttccaaggaatgaagccgagtggcctatgttttgccagaatgttgattcatttccattctggcaaattttccgtgaatttcggcatgacttgtgctacaaactaggacatatcgagtgccctaGGATTTGCCGCACTGAGAAggaatcaacgttcctgcaaaacataggcctttttaatgtcattattcattttattaggtctagaattaattgactatatttaatcataggaaacatggctaccaatgatgaaggacagggttctggtgattgcgacgatgtctacctggcgacagacgaatttttgagccttgccgatgatcaacggttgttgttgctgtgcccacctgtcacatcggagactgagaccgacatcgagaccgatgctgagactaagaccggcaccgagactggcggagccggtatagaaccgaaaccgaagaggcaatggcgcctgatacgtctccaacatatctatattttttgattgttccatattgttatattatcaatcttgggtgttttataatcattttacatcattttttggtactaacctattgacatagtgccaagtgtcagttgctattttctgcatattttttacatcgcagaaaatc encodes the following:
- the LOC123104410 gene encoding proteasome subunit beta type-4; protein product: MDGSHSHAAGGGEGTQRTLNPYVTGNSVIAMKYKDGVIMACDTGASYGSTLRYKSVERIKEVGKHSLIGGSGEFSDFQEILRYLDELTLNDHMWDDGNSLGPKEIHAYLTRVMYNRRNKFDPLWNSLVLGGVKKGPKGDEKYLGMVNMIGTHFEENHIATGFGNHMAIPILRGEWREDMTFEEAVKLIEKCLLVLLYRDRSSINKFQIAKITTEGSTIYPPYALKTNWGFAAFENPSKGAVGTW